In Trifolium pratense cultivar HEN17-A07 linkage group LG7, ARS_RC_1.1, whole genome shotgun sequence, a genomic segment contains:
- the LOC123899195 gene encoding mediator of RNA polymerase II transcription subunit 15-like: MASGPSIHGNYISEGHNLGSDDVFCSYDDYTNEGSSCATHIDSSKDFHISRMAKTSTFPATVINSPEGSLSQDVIATTVEKSMKACTANLMRFLEGISSRLSQLELYCYNLDKSIGEMRSELTSDHEEADLKLKSLDKHMQEVLRSLQILRDKQELVETQKELAVLQLARKGSHSSIHSQSNEEKFSSPASIEQKRTDNASRTSPDPHNQQLALALSHQVAYQQPPIPPSSRASSPNVTQTTQQPPYYMLPAPSPNPPVTSQLPQNQYFPTDPQYRYHHPPTSSQVTQSLTAQQFSQYQQQPQQQWPQQLPQQVQPLQPPSMNSQMRPPSVNAYAPYLTSQASSPLPTDTLPNSMPIQKPYSGIPTQIKGHYPSQPGNPYGTSGVHNTPPPASAYVMHESEGGRVNYPPQPSQSAQGVYPPQSASVQNPALQNLPVRNPSQPQLVRSHPYNELIENLVSMGVRGDLVVSIIQRLEETGQPVNFNSVLDRLNVHSSLGPQRGWSG, from the exons ATGGCTTCAGGACCATCAATTCACGGCAACTACATCTCCGAGGGACATAATTTGGGTTCCGATGATGTTTTTTGTTCATACGATGATTATACCAACGAGGGTTCTTCTTGTGCCACTCACATCGATTCTAGTAAG GATTTTCACATTTCAAGGATGGCAAAAACTTCAACATTTCCTGCTACTGTCATTAATTCACCTGAAGGTTCGTTAAGCCAAGATGTTATTGCAACAACTGTTGAGAAGAGTATGAAAGCATGTACCGCCAACCTTATGCGGTTTCTTGAAGGAATTAGTTCAAGGCTATCACAATTGGAATTATATTGTTACAATCTTGATAAATCAATTGGAGAAATGAGATCTGAGTTAACTAGTGACCACGAGGAGGCAGATTTAAAACTCAAATCTCTTGACAAACACATGCAGGAA GTACTCAGGTCACTACAAATTTTAAGAGACAAACAAGAGCTAGTTGAGACTCAGAAAGAATTAGCCGTACTTCAACTTGCTCGGAAAGGATCACATTCCTCAATCCACTCACAGTCAAATGAGGAGAAATTTTCCTCCCCAGCTTCCATAGAACAGAAAAGAACTGATAATGCATCTCGTACATCACCTGATCCACATAACCAGCAGCTAGCTCTTGCCCTTTCTCATCAAGTTGCATACCAGCAACCGCCTATACCCCCGTCATCTCGAGCTTCATCCCCAAATGTGACCCAAACCACGCAACAACCTCCTTATTACATGCTGCCCGCGCCTTCCCCCAACCCACCAGTCACATCACAACTTCCTCAGAATCAGTATTTTCCTACTGATCCGCAGTATCGATATCATCATCCACCAACATCGTCTCAAGTAACCCAGTCCCTGACTGCGCAACAATTTTCTCAGTATCAGCAGCAGCCACAACAGCAATGGCCTCAACAGTTACCTCAGCAGGTACAACCTCTGCAACCACCCTCAATGAACTCTCAAATGAGACCTCCATCAGTAAATGCTTACGCTCCGTACCTTACAAGCCAAGCTTCAAGTCCACTTCCCACCGACACATTGCCGAACAGCATGCCAATTCAAAAGCCATATTCAGGGATTCCAACCCAAATCAAGGGACACTATCCATCCCAACCAGGTAATCCGTATGGAACTAGTGGGGTCCACAACACACCTCCTCCTGCGAGTGCATACGTGATGCATGAAAGTGAGGGTGGCAGAGTAAATTACCCTCCGCAACCTTCTCAATCTGCTCAAGGTGTATATCCTCCTCAAAGTGCTTCCGTTCAGAATCCTGCACTGCAGAATCTACCAGTGAGAAATCCTAGCCAGCCACAACTTGTCCGCAGCCACCCTTACAATGAGTTGATTGAGAATTTGGTGAGTATGGGAGTTAGAGGCGATCTTGTGGTAAGCATTATTCAGAGGTTGGAGGAAACTGGACAGCCTGTAAATTTTAACTCTGTACTTGACAGGTTGAATGTACATAGTTCATTGGGTCCCCAGAGGGGATGGTCAGGGTGA